A single window of Liolophura sinensis isolate JHLJ2023 chromosome 6, CUHK_Ljap_v2, whole genome shotgun sequence DNA harbors:
- the LOC135468572 gene encoding protein-glucosylgalactosylhydroxylysine glucosidase-like, translating into MERNCKQLVEWLLDMKLKTVIVATLILVFLLFAGICYKTSPWQRKPYLKLHNIQHRAGNRFGQPVVKDELPPDKVKPPVQNDLIDLEKKSNNVESAPEVLPHRSHDIQRLLGNVPPHDSIFQVDQMPTDRGLWPTVGNGHIATVVNSDTIHMNGLYNGAQATSHRARIPALIAIEISIAAPKVPVIKTYSLEMGGGIFNETTVGTFFRIEKLTYAHRTYRELFVVELKIKIHDHPTREPLILKLSVKSDVSSDDLDITEGTCDIPTVDCSYVHGTVKQPECEGEKPGEVHIFYTDIPTNITMDDGMVEEASHLYLMSLSPDPRLAKDKFDNGFRLNQRHPLSRSHMSAWASIWAEGRMDMGSNSELAQLSYSSLYYILSCLPLEWDVNNPFGGMSLGGLANGEQRQGHVTGDQERWIFPPLLLLHSNLSRSMLDYRAHTLKVAMETAASQHYKGALYSWETAYSGRSVSSDKSADLYRHYSTGDLALAVQQYMWLTNDTSFLTRGQGSDLVKAIAEFWESRITYDTSKKLYKISGVMPPGKSSFLVNNSMYTNSVANISLMLPHQLFPEQGIPFSDKFKAYADSLFIPFDENLRFNPAFDKYQPGSPVKEPEVLLLNIALTDDIGVDVEKKNLKVYEKSSSASRSPLTHASVTMNWLFVKDGVKAEESLSRCLQSVRGPFKVWSEHTDGTGAVSFVPAMAAYLQTLLYGYAGFRIQQQQLAFDPVLPPKVTQFTVHGVDYLGQSLTFVITKDSIVISLTPSRTRQLLLIVVDLQTTKTHTFKNNRTVRLKAGTKGVIRQLRPQKDMVR; encoded by the exons ATGGAAAGAAATTGCAA GCAATTGGTGGAATGGTTGTTAGATatgaaactgaaaactgtgaTAGTAGCAACATTGATCTTGGTCTTTCTACTGTTTGCTGGAATCTGTTACAAGACTTCACCATGGCAGAGAAAACCTTATTTAAAGCTTCATAACATCCAGCACCGGGCAGGTAACAGGTTTGGGCAGCCAGTTGTGAAGGACGAGTTACCTCCTGATAAGGTCAAGCCCCCTGTGCAAAATGATCTCATAGACCTGGAGAAAAAGAGTAACAATGTAGAGTCAGCTCCAGAGGTGTTGCctcacaggtcacatgacattcaAAGGCTGCTGGGAAATGTACCTCCACATGACAGCATATTCCAGGTTGACCA aATGCCAACTGATAGAGGTTTATGGCCAACAGTTGGTAATGGTCATATTGCTACCGTCGTTAACAGTGACACCATACATATGAATGGACTGTACAATGGTGCTCAGGCAACTTCTCACAGGGCAAGGATTCCTGCCTTGATTGCAATTGAAATTTCCATAGCAGCACCAAAAGTTCCAGTCATTAAAACCTATTCTCTAGAGATGGGAGGAG GAATTTTCAATGAAACTACGGTGGGAACATTCTTCAGAATAGAGAAGCTGACGTATGCTCATAGAACCTACCGAGAACTCTTTGTTGTGGAGTTGAAAATAaaaatccacgatcatccaACCCGTGAGCCATTAATCCTGAAGCTGTCCGTAAAATCTGATGTTAGTAGCGATGACTTGGATATTACAGAAGGTACCTGTGACATACCAACTGTGGACTGCAG ttatgtCCATGGAACAGTGAAGCAGCCAGAGTGTGAGGGCGAGAAGCCTGGAGAAGTTCATATCTTCTACACAGATATACCCACTAACATCACCATGGATGATGGGATGGTGGAGGAGGCCTCCCACCTTTACCTCATGTCTCTCAGTCCTGACCCCAGGCTGGCTAAGGACAAGTTTGACAATG GATTCCGTTTAAACCAAAGACATCCACTCAGCAGAAGTCACATGAGCGCCTGGGCATCAATATGGGCAGAGGGACGAATGGATATGGGAAGTAACTCTGAACTGGCCCAGCTCAGTTATTCCAGCCTGTACTATATTCTGAGTTGTCTGCCCTTGGAATGGGATGTAAACAACCCCTTTGGTGGCATGTCTTTAGGAGGGTTGGCCAATGGAGAACAACGACAG GGTCATGTGACTGGGGATCAAGAACGGTGGATCTTCCCCCCACTCCTATTGTTGCATTCTAACCTGAGCAGGTCTATGCTGGATTATCGAGCTCACACACTCAAGGTTGCCATGGAAACGGCAGCATCACAGCATTACAAAGGGGCTCTGTATTCCTGGGAGACAGCATATTCTG GACGAAGTGTTAGCTCTGACAAGTCGGCAGACTTGTATCGTCACTACAGCACAGGTGATTTAGCTTTAGCCGTGCAGCAATACATGTGGCTAACCAATGATACAAGTTTTTTAACCAGAGGTCAAGGGTCAGATCTGGTCAAGGCCATTGCGGAATTCTGGGAATCTCGAATTACCTATGACACTAGCAAAAAGTTATATAAAATTTCAG GAGTTATGCCCCCTGGGAAATCTTCGTTTTTGGTGAATAACTCCATGTATACAAACAGCGTGGCCAACATCAGCCTCATGTTACCACATCAGCTTTTTCCAGAGCAAGGCATACCATTTTCCGACAAGTTTAAAGCCTATGCTGACAGCCTATTCATCCCGTTTGATGAAAACCTCCGGTTCAACCCAGCCTTTGACAAATATCAGCCAG GCTCTCCAGTAAAAGAACCTgaggtgttgttgttgaataTAGCCCTGACAGATGACATCGGAGTTGATGTAGAGAAGAAGAACCTTAAAGTTTATGAAAAG AGCTCAAGTGCTAGCCGGTCTCCACTGACCCATGCCTCGGTCACAATGAACTGGCTCTTTGTGAAGGATGGAGTTAAGGCTGAAGAATCGCTCAGCAGATGCCTACAGTCTGTCAGGGGACCATTCAAG GTGTGGTCAGAGCACACAGACGGGACAGGAGCCGTTAGTTTTGTGCCAGCCATGGCTGCCTATCTGCAGACTCTTCTATATGGGTACGCTGGCTTtagaatacaacaacaacagctggcCTTTGACCCAGTTTTGCCACCAAAGGTGACCCAATTCACAGTCCATGGTGTGGATTATCTGGGTCAGTCGTTAACTTTCGTCATCACCAAGGATAGCATTGTAATAAGTTTGACACCCTCCAGAACCCGGCAGTTGTTGTTAATTGTGGTTGATCTGCAGACAACAAAAACTCACACTTTTAAAAACAACAGGACAGTGAGGCTAAAAGCTGGAACGAAGGGTGTGATTCGACAGCTTCGTCCTCAAAAGGATATGGTTAGATAG